A single Bacteroidales bacterium DNA region contains:
- a CDS encoding S9 family peptidase — MRMKKLLSIIYLTILSSFVFAQVDEGLLTIDRIFNSPEFRSQRSGSTEWLPDGNGYTALEPSATIKNGEDIVKIDPKTGTKIILVSAENLTPHDSKEPLSIESYSWSPNASKLIIFTNGKKVWRYNTKGDYWVFDLASKSLYQLGKTLPASSLMFAKVSPDGTKAAYVSKHNIYVEDLTNHEIKPLTTNGSETLINGTFDWVYEEEFDCRDGFRWSPDSKRIAYWQLDASGVRDFYMINNTDSLYSYIIPVQYPKAGQTLSACKVGVISADGGETVWMKFQGDPRSNYVPRMEWAASSEEIIMQYMNRDQNTNQVILGNVTTGNLTNILTDTDAAWLDVVDDLKWLDNGKSFTWISERSGWKQMYNVSRDGKTIKPITNGNFDIIEIKLIDDKKGYIYYIASPDNAAQRYLWRTKIDGKGKPEKLTPVQYNGTNTYEISPNAAWAIHTYSGFNTPTEIYLISLPDHKIAKQVVDNAKLKANYAKLKKLPIEQIKVTIDGNVDIDGYMIKPYNFDPTKKYPILFYVYSEPFNTTVNDRWGGSNYLWHLMLAQKGYIIMSFDNRGTPAPKGREWRKSLYLKIGVMNSSDQAKIATEVGNKFNFVDTSRYGVWGWSGGGSATLNAMFRYPDIYKTGIAVAPVADIHLYDAIYQERFSSTPQLHPEVYTQGSPITFAQNLKGNLLIAHGTGDDNVHYQGTEKLFNKLIENNKHFTMLVYPNRSHSIREGKGTTIHLYNELTRYLLQNLEPGGK; from the coding sequence ATTCGAATGAAAAAATTACTCTCAATCATCTACCTAACAATACTAAGCAGTTTTGTGTTTGCCCAAGTCGATGAAGGACTGCTTACAATAGATAGAATCTTTAACTCTCCCGAGTTTCGCTCACAGCGAAGTGGATCAACTGAATGGCTACCTGATGGAAATGGCTATACAGCCCTTGAGCCCTCTGCAACCATAAAAAACGGTGAGGACATTGTAAAGATTGATCCTAAAACGGGTACTAAGATAATTCTAGTTTCTGCTGAGAATCTTACTCCTCACGATTCAAAAGAACCATTATCAATTGAGAGTTACTCGTGGTCACCAAATGCCTCAAAACTAATAATCTTCACCAATGGAAAAAAGGTATGGCGCTATAATACCAAGGGAGACTATTGGGTTTTCGATTTAGCCAGTAAATCGCTTTACCAACTTGGCAAGACTTTACCAGCATCAAGCCTTATGTTTGCCAAAGTATCACCCGATGGAACAAAAGCAGCTTACGTTTCGAAGCATAATATCTACGTTGAAGACTTGACAAATCATGAAATTAAACCATTAACAACCAACGGTTCAGAAACACTAATCAACGGAACATTCGATTGGGTATATGAGGAGGAGTTCGATTGTCGTGATGGTTTCCGCTGGAGTCCCGATAGCAAACGTATCGCCTACTGGCAACTTGATGCTTCTGGGGTAAGAGATTTTTACATGATAAATAATACCGATTCACTCTACTCCTACATTATACCAGTTCAGTACCCCAAAGCAGGTCAAACATTATCGGCATGTAAAGTGGGTGTTATCAGTGCTGATGGTGGTGAAACTGTTTGGATGAAATTTCAGGGCGATCCACGTAGTAATTATGTTCCTAGAATGGAATGGGCAGCCTCATCCGAAGAAATTATTATGCAGTATATGAATAGGGATCAGAATACAAACCAAGTCATTTTAGGAAATGTAACTACTGGAAATTTAACCAATATTCTAACAGATACAGATGCTGCATGGCTTGATGTTGTTGATGATTTAAAATGGCTTGATAATGGCAAATCATTTACATGGATAAGTGAACGTTCCGGGTGGAAACAGATGTACAACGTTTCTCGTGATGGAAAAACAATAAAACCCATAACTAATGGAAATTTTGATATAATTGAGATTAAGCTGATTGATGATAAAAAGGGTTATATCTACTACATTGCTTCACCTGATAATGCTGCTCAAAGGTATTTATGGCGCACAAAGATTGATGGTAAGGGCAAGCCTGAAAAGTTAACCCCAGTGCAATATAATGGCACTAATACCTATGAAATATCTCCCAATGCAGCATGGGCAATTCATACCTATTCTGGATTTAATACACCTACAGAAATCTACCTAATATCACTACCAGATCATAAAATAGCCAAGCAGGTAGTTGATAATGCCAAGTTGAAAGCAAATTATGCCAAACTAAAAAAACTGCCCATAGAACAAATAAAGGTTACCATTGATGGTAATGTTGATATTGATGGGTATATGATTAAACCTTATAACTTCGATCCTACCAAGAAGTACCCTATTCTTTTCTACGTTTATAGCGAACCATTTAATACAACTGTTAACGACCGTTGGGGAGGTAGTAACTATCTATGGCACTTAATGCTTGCACAAAAAGGGTACATCATAATGTCTTTTGATAATAGAGGTACACCAGCTCCTAAAGGTCGCGAATGGAGAAAGTCGTTGTATCTTAAGATTGGAGTTATGAACTCATCTGATCAAGCAAAGATTGCTACTGAAGTTGGTAATAAATTCAACTTTGTTGATACAAGTCGTTACGGTGTTTGGGGCTGGAGCGGCGGTGGTTCAGCAACTCTTAATGCAATGTTCCGTTACCCGGATATCTATAAAACAGGTATAGCAGTTGCACCTGTTGCTGATATTCATCTTTATGATGCCATTTATCAGGAAAGATTTTCCAGCACTCCACAACTTCATCCAGAGGTTTACACCCAAGGCTCTCCAATTACTTTTGCGCAAAATCTAAAGGGCAACCTACTTATTGCTCATGGCACTGGTGATGATAATGTTCACTATCAGGGTACCGAAAAACTGTTCAACAAACTGATTGAGAATAATAAGCATTTTACAATGCTTGTATATCCAAATCGTTCACATAGCATTAGAGAGGGAAAAGGAACAACCATTCATCTCTATAATGAACTAACACGCTACCTATTACAAAACCTTGAACCAGGAGGGAAATAA
- a CDS encoding DedA family protein — translation MEFFQTLFDWYMANMNYFTIALLMAIESTFIPLPSEVVIPFAAYKAAQGDLSFWLVILSGTIGALLGSLFNYFLAKYLGRPLVYKFADTRFAHLLMVTKEKVEHAENYFIRNGKSSTFIGRLVPGIRHLISIPAGLAKMKLRDFVLYTAVGAGIWNIILAIVGFYAYSIKDQILHYLAYLLLALGTGFIIYLIYNNWRKKEEKTS, via the coding sequence ATGGAATTCTTTCAAACCCTCTTTGATTGGTACATGGCCAACATGAATTATTTCACTATTGCTCTTTTAATGGCAATTGAGAGTACTTTTATTCCATTACCCTCGGAGGTTGTAATTCCATTTGCTGCTTATAAGGCGGCACAAGGTGATTTAAGTTTTTGGCTTGTAATACTATCAGGAACAATTGGTGCTCTGTTAGGTTCTCTTTTCAATTACTTTCTTGCAAAATATTTAGGTCGTCCTTTGGTATATAAGTTTGCAGATACAAGGTTTGCTCATCTTCTTATGGTAACAAAGGAAAAGGTTGAACATGCGGAGAACTATTTTATAAGAAATGGTAAGAGTTCTACATTTATAGGGCGTCTTGTTCCGGGAATTAGACACCTGATTTCAATACCTGCGGGATTAGCCAAAATGAAGCTGCGCGATTTTGTATTATACACTGCTGTTGGTGCGGGGATCTGGAATATCATTCTTGCTATTGTTGGTTTCTATGCCTATTCAATTAAAGATCAAATTTTACATTATTTAGCATATCTTTTACTTGCACTCGGTACAGGATTCATTATCTACTTAATTTATAATAATTGGCGAAAAAAAGAAGAGAAAACTTCGTAA
- a CDS encoding peptidase M3, with product MNKRLLFITASILPLMFFSCTSKQEKMENKLRDLITKLEAEIVPLSKEENITSWDASISGKDEDYQKSADAKIKITKLYSDTNLFAQLKEIKESGLVKDSILYRQMEILYPLFLQNQVNKDLLEKVINMESELEKKYSNFRADINGKKVSDNEIEGVLSSSINSKELEAAWKAHKMIGKEVSADVIAIVKLRNQIAKELGYENYHTMNMTLSEQNPTEILSLFNELDSLTKNTFAELKGDIDTYFATRYGIAKEKLMPWHYQNRFFQEAPKIYDVDLDQFYKDKNLVELTSKFFSGINLNVDELINKSDLFEKQGKNQHAYCTDIDRNGDVRVLCNVKPTMGWMNTMLHEYGHAVYSRYYDPQKPYLFRDAAHTFTTEAIAMIMGRFASNPQWMLDMGVINADQKDKIADVCGKSLRLEQLTFSRWAQVMYRFEKAMYADPDQDLNALWWTLVEKYQLLKKPEGRNEPDWASKVHVALYPCYYHNYLMGELLASQLFYYISNNVLKNNDYKNVSFVNLPVVGNYLQEKVFKPGAYYQWNEMIQRATGEKLTAKYYAKQFVEK from the coding sequence ATGAATAAACGACTATTATTTATTACAGCATCAATACTACCATTGATGTTTTTTTCATGCACCTCAAAACAGGAGAAAATGGAAAATAAACTGCGTGATTTAATCACAAAGCTTGAGGCTGAAATAGTACCTCTATCAAAGGAAGAGAATATTACAAGCTGGGATGCATCAATTTCGGGAAAAGACGAAGATTATCAAAAATCGGCTGATGCCAAAATCAAAATTACAAAACTCTATTCCGATACAAACCTTTTTGCACAGCTAAAGGAGATAAAAGAGTCGGGTTTAGTAAAAGATTCTATTCTTTACCGCCAGATGGAAATTCTCTACCCTCTTTTTCTACAAAATCAGGTGAACAAGGATCTTCTTGAGAAGGTTATAAATATGGAATCTGAATTAGAGAAAAAGTATTCCAACTTTAGAGCCGATATAAATGGTAAAAAGGTTTCTGATAATGAAATTGAAGGTGTTCTATCATCATCAATCAACTCTAAGGAACTTGAAGCGGCATGGAAAGCTCACAAGATGATTGGTAAAGAAGTCTCGGCAGATGTTATTGCCATTGTTAAGCTAAGAAATCAAATAGCCAAAGAACTTGGCTACGAGAATTACCATACAATGAATATGACCTTGTCGGAGCAAAATCCAACCGAAATACTTTCACTCTTTAATGAACTTGATAGCCTTACAAAAAATACTTTTGCTGAGCTAAAAGGTGATATTGATACTTACTTTGCAACAAGATATGGCATTGCAAAAGAAAAACTGATGCCTTGGCATTATCAGAACAGATTTTTCCAAGAAGCACCAAAAATTTACGATGTTGATTTGGATCAGTTCTATAAAGATAAAAACTTAGTAGAATTAACTTCAAAATTCTTTAGCGGAATCAATCTAAATGTTGATGAACTCATTAATAAATCTGACCTTTTCGAGAAACAAGGTAAAAATCAACACGCTTACTGCACAGATATTGACAGGAATGGCGATGTTAGGGTACTTTGTAATGTTAAACCCACTATGGGTTGGATGAATACCATGCTTCATGAGTATGGACATGCTGTTTACTCAAGATACTATGATCCTCAAAAACCTTACCTATTCCGGGATGCTGCCCATACTTTTACAACTGAAGCAATTGCTATGATAATGGGTCGTTTCGCCAGTAATCCACAATGGATGCTTGATATGGGTGTCATCAATGCCGATCAAAAAGATAAGATTGCTGATGTTTGCGGTAAATCACTCCGCCTTGAACAGCTAACATTCAGCCGTTGGGCACAGGTGATGTATCGTTTTGAGAAAGCGATGTATGCCGATCCTGATCAAGATCTTAATGCATTATGGTGGACTTTAGTCGAAAAATATCAATTACTCAAGAAACCCGAAGGTCGCAATGAACCAGACTGGGCCTCAAAAGTTCACGTTGCTCTTTATCCTTGCTACTACCATAACTACCTAATGGGTGAATTACTCGCTTCTCAACTATTCTACTACATTTCCAATAATGTACTAAAGAATAACGATTACAAAAATGTTAGCTTTGTGAACCTCCCCGTAGTTGGAAACTATCTTCAAGAAAAGGTATTTAAACCAGGTGCCTACTATCAATGGAACGAAATGATTCAACGCGCAACTGGCGAAAAACTTACTGCTAAATACTACGCTAAGCAGTTTGTAGAAAAATAG
- a CDS encoding T9SS type A sorting domain-containing protein gives MKIKLLILLLACTSYLFAQKETSIPLKNSKSGIEILQKRVDGFQLNFNISSLNLKNKQTSEGFFEELEVDGLTKVYSMGNPGIPSVSKLIEIPIGATYKVNIISYNVEVIDLNDFGIKEKIAPAQLSVSKNDDPKSVKFYYNKETYKQIGFIEKNIATIEDIGIMRDTRLGRLELSPIQYNPGENKIKVFNNLVVEVNFSGSTDANKENSKYSSYFQSIIEKNVINNTPSSKALLGGSPIKYIIISDPMFSTTLQPFIEWKKKMGFIVVEKYTNDAAVGNTTTSIKSYLQSQYTSSADGIPQTFLLLVGDVAQIPAFPGTISGEDHITDLYYADYTNDNLPDIFYGRFSATSVAQLQPQVDKTLQVEQAQMPDKSYLTNVVLVAGVDATYAPTCGNGAINYANQYYTNATNGINSYFYLYNNTSGVMASNNSGASASIRDKINQGVSFVNYTAHCSSDGWSDPSFSISHVSGLTNQNKYPLIIGNCCQSAKFELSSFAEEILRAQNKGAVGYIGGSDYTYWDEDYWWGVGLTSSVTANPTYEASGLGAYDRFFHLKGETETNWYITQGQMVVAGNLAVESSSSTRKKYYWEIYHLMGDPSLTPPVSVPTALTATHPSSVTVGTSTFSVTVEKNSFVALTMNGNLIDSKLSNASNNATLSLTKLTSSGTLDIVITKQNRTPYIAQVTVTGGVNDPQAPTTPTNLAASNVAQTTLTLTWTASTDNIGVTGYDVYKNGSFLANSASTTYNVAGLTASTSYSFYVKAKDAAGNASAASNTVNVTTLAIPSLSLPVTENFASSTLPSQWTTQNTGTGITERWSMSNTANAGGAAYELMCTYQQINPATTRIITPAVNTVGVSTVTFSFKHMLNAYAAGVTLRLQTSNDKSTWTNTSWSVATTATDIAATTVSVPVTTNLNSNTTYFALVADGDLYQIDYWYIDNISITSGGGSTVPTVTTNTVSNITSTSATSGGNVTSDGGATVTERGICYATTANPTTANSKVTSGTGTGTFTATMTGLTVATYYVRAYAINSNGTAYGSQQSFTTSTGGSTVTIGTGTSTQGYPLSCYYGYERSASLYTAAEVGTTGTINMVEWYPTITLSYNVPVKIYIKTTTATTITASTWATAISGATLVYNGTMAGTTASAWKAFSLSTPFNYTSNNVLVLVETNYTGTGAGTSTGPACRYTSATSKHMYIRADNSAPTGTATVSSYRPNIRVTFAPKGATLQNNDVETKSEIPTTISVYPNPTFNSITIKVNNETITGEAKIFNSIGALVKIVRMDSNETTVDVSDLSSGVYIISMDDAKKPMFTRFVKK, from the coding sequence ATGAAAATTAAATTACTTATTTTACTACTGGCATGTACCAGTTACCTTTTTGCTCAAAAGGAAACGAGTATTCCTTTAAAAAATAGCAAATCAGGAATTGAAATTTTGCAAAAGAGAGTTGATGGCTTTCAGCTTAATTTCAATATTTCTTCGTTGAACTTAAAAAACAAACAAACCTCCGAAGGTTTTTTTGAAGAACTTGAGGTAGATGGGTTAACAAAAGTATATAGCATGGGAAACCCAGGAATACCATCAGTAAGTAAACTCATTGAAATTCCTATTGGAGCAACGTACAAAGTAAACATTATTAGCTATAATGTTGAGGTTATTGATCTTAATGACTTCGGAATTAAAGAAAAAATTGCTCCTGCACAACTTTCCGTTTCAAAAAATGATGATCCTAAGAGTGTAAAATTCTATTACAATAAAGAAACTTATAAGCAAATAGGATTTATTGAAAAGAATATAGCCACTATCGAAGATATTGGTATAATGAGAGATACAAGATTAGGTCGGTTAGAATTATCTCCAATACAGTATAACCCTGGTGAGAATAAAATAAAAGTGTTCAATAACCTTGTAGTTGAGGTAAATTTTTCTGGAAGTACTGATGCAAATAAAGAGAATAGTAAGTACTCTTCATACTTTCAGAGTATTATTGAAAAGAATGTAATAAACAACACTCCTAGTTCAAAAGCCCTATTAGGTGGTAGCCCAATTAAGTATATTATTATTTCCGACCCAATGTTTTCAACTACTTTACAACCTTTTATTGAATGGAAAAAGAAAATGGGATTTATTGTAGTGGAAAAGTATACGAATGATGCTGCTGTTGGAAACACAACAACCTCTATTAAATCGTACTTACAAAGTCAGTATACCTCCTCTGCCGATGGTATACCCCAAACTTTCTTACTTCTTGTTGGTGATGTGGCACAAATTCCTGCTTTCCCAGGAACCATTTCAGGGGAAGATCACATAACAGATCTTTACTATGCCGATTATACAAATGATAATTTGCCAGATATATTCTATGGACGGTTTTCTGCAACCTCTGTTGCTCAATTGCAACCCCAAGTTGACAAAACGTTACAAGTGGAACAAGCACAGATGCCCGATAAAAGCTATTTAACCAATGTAGTTCTTGTTGCTGGTGTTGATGCTACTTATGCCCCAACTTGTGGTAATGGTGCAATTAATTATGCTAACCAATACTATACAAATGCAACCAACGGCATAAATTCATACTTCTACCTATATAATAATACTAGTGGAGTTATGGCTTCTAACAACTCTGGCGCTTCTGCATCTATTCGCGATAAGATTAACCAAGGTGTTTCCTTCGTAAACTATACAGCGCATTGCAGTTCCGATGGTTGGTCCGATCCAAGTTTTTCAATATCACATGTTTCTGGCTTAACAAACCAGAATAAATACCCTCTTATTATAGGTAACTGCTGTCAATCTGCAAAGTTCGAATTATCGAGTTTTGCTGAGGAAATACTAAGAGCACAAAATAAAGGTGCCGTTGGTTATATCGGAGGTTCAGATTATACTTACTGGGACGAAGATTACTGGTGGGGCGTAGGATTAACATCCAGCGTAACCGCAAACCCAACCTATGAGGCTAGTGGATTAGGTGCTTATGATAGATTTTTCCATTTAAAAGGAGAAACTGAAACTAATTGGTATATCACACAAGGACAAATGGTGGTTGCTGGAAACCTAGCCGTGGAATCATCAAGTTCTACAAGGAAAAAATACTATTGGGAGATATATCATTTAATGGGCGATCCTTCTCTTACACCTCCCGTTTCAGTTCCTACAGCACTAACTGCTACTCATCCAAGTAGTGTTACCGTTGGTACTTCAACCTTTAGCGTTACAGTTGAGAAGAATTCATTTGTTGCATTAACAATGAATGGAAATCTAATTGATTCTAAGCTATCCAATGCTTCCAACAATGCAACACTTTCTCTTACCAAGTTAACCTCATCAGGAACTCTTGATATTGTTATAACCAAGCAAAACAGGACTCCTTATATTGCTCAAGTAACAGTAACCGGTGGAGTTAATGATCCCCAAGCTCCAACTACCCCAACCAATTTAGCCGCTTCAAATGTAGCACAAACAACCTTAACGCTTACATGGACAGCATCAACTGATAATATTGGTGTTACCGGATATGATGTTTACAAGAATGGTTCGTTCCTTGCAAACTCGGCTAGTACAACCTACAATGTTGCTGGTTTAACTGCTTCTACAAGCTATTCATTTTATGTGAAAGCGAAAGATGCCGCTGGCAATGCTTCAGCTGCTAGCAACACAGTAAATGTTACCACACTTGCTATTCCTTCTTTAAGTCTACCTGTAACTGAGAACTTTGCATCCTCAACTTTACCAAGCCAGTGGACAACCCAAAATACAGGAACAGGTATTACAGAACGTTGGAGCATGTCCAATACAGCAAATGCAGGTGGAGCAGCTTACGAATTGATGTGTACATACCAGCAGATTAACCCTGCCACCACCAGAATTATTACCCCAGCAGTTAATACAGTTGGAGTTAGCACTGTAACTTTCTCATTCAAGCACATGCTTAATGCTTATGCAGCGGGTGTTACTTTAAGACTTCAAACCTCGAATGATAAATCAACATGGACAAATACCAGCTGGTCTGTTGCTACCACAGCAACCGATATAGCTGCAACCACAGTTAGTGTTCCTGTTACTACAAACCTAAACTCAAATACTACCTACTTCGCTTTGGTTGCTGATGGGGACCTATACCAAATTGACTACTGGTATATTGACAATATCTCAATAACAAGCGGTGGTGGTTCAACAGTTCCAACCGTTACAACCAACACCGTTTCAAATATCACTTCCACTTCAGCTACCAGTGGTGGTAACGTAACCTCCGATGGTGGTGCAACTGTTACCGAAAGAGGTATCTGCTATGCAACTACAGCCAACCCAACAACAGCTAATAGCAAGGTTACCAGCGGCACTGGAACGGGTACATTTACAGCAACTATGACAGGTCTTACTGTAGCTACATACTACGTTAGAGCTTACGCAATCAACTCCAATGGAACTGCATATGGATCACAACAGTCATTCACAACTTCAACTGGTGGCTCAACAGTTACTATTGGTACAGGAACATCAACCCAAGGATACCCACTAAGCTGCTACTATGGCTATGAGAGAAGTGCTTCGCTTTATACCGCTGCTGAGGTTGGTACAACTGGAACAATCAATATGGTTGAGTGGTACCCAACAATAACACTTTCATACAACGTTCCTGTTAAGATTTACATTAAAACAACCACCGCTACTACAATTACTGCTTCAACTTGGGCAACAGCAATTTCGGGTGCTACATTAGTTTATAACGGTACAATGGCTGGAACAACTGCTAGTGCATGGAAGGCATTCAGCCTATCTACACCATTTAACTATACCTCAAATAACGTATTGGTTCTTGTTGAGACGAACTACACGGGAACTGGTGCAGGTACAAGTACAGGTCCAGCTTGTCGTTACACTTCTGCTACAAGCAAGCACATGTACATCAGAGCCGATAACTCTGCACCTACGGGAACAGCAACAGTTTCAAGTTACCGTCCTAATATTAGGGTAACATTTGCGCCCAAAGGTGCAACATTGCAGAACAATGACGTTGAAACTAAATCTGAAATTCCTACAACTATTTCTGTTTACCCTAACCCAACCTTTAATTCCATTACTATTAAAGTAAATAATGAAACCATAACTGGAGAGGCTAAAATTTTCAATAGTATAGGGGCTTTGGTAAAAATAGTTCGTATGGATAGTAATGAAACGACAGTAGATGTTTCGGATCTTTCTTCAGGTGTTTACATCATTTCAATGGATGATGCAAAGAAACCAATGTTTACCCGTTTTGTTAAAAAATAA
- a CDS encoding DUF4421 family protein, with product MRFLLRLLILVCIPVSLKAISNDTLRVINFPKHIHFYTKLGPNFSQVEIQNPDIPKNLLFKPNPQPMFGFGFSYSWLGIGVSFLLPSDSETDKKYGKTQKFDFEAHYTMRKLMIDLTIKNYKGFYFSNPDSYIDNWNNGDPYPQAPNLQTVSLAASFAYIFSPNRYSSNAAYSFTKAMRRSGGSWMFGGFFSINGVASDTSIVPKIVKQYIDPKLDLRGAIFSNLGASFGYSHLFTIYKKNFISFTLLPGLSLQQVTQYPSSNDSIRKYNTLSLRTIFRASIGRNGDRFYWGLNVYVETSSFKHEASQLKLSSGHAEFFLGYRLNTSKWRFMKRVDRVIHPRFMRFATGNPPDRG from the coding sequence ATGAGATTTTTATTAAGACTACTGATTCTGGTTTGCATTCCTGTTTCTCTTAAAGCTATTTCGAATGATACGCTGAGAGTTATCAATTTCCCTAAACACATTCATTTCTATACTAAACTTGGGCCTAATTTTTCTCAGGTTGAGATTCAAAATCCGGATATTCCTAAAAACCTTCTTTTTAAACCAAACCCCCAGCCAATGTTTGGTTTTGGCTTTTCATACTCTTGGCTAGGAATTGGTGTAAGCTTTTTATTGCCATCGGATTCCGAAACAGATAAAAAGTATGGTAAAACCCAAAAATTCGACTTTGAGGCTCACTATACCATGCGGAAATTGATGATAGATCTTACCATCAAAAATTACAAAGGATTTTACTTTTCGAACCCAGATAGTTACATCGATAATTGGAACAATGGTGATCCCTACCCCCAAGCACCCAATTTGCAAACTGTTTCACTTGCGGCATCCTTTGCATACATTTTCAGCCCCAACAGATATTCGTCAAATGCTGCATATTCATTTACCAAGGCAATGCGCCGTAGCGGCGGAAGTTGGATGTTTGGTGGCTTTTTCTCAATAAACGGTGTAGCCTCAGATACATCAATTGTACCTAAAATTGTAAAACAGTACATTGATCCAAAACTTGATTTAAGGGGTGCTATATTCTCTAACCTAGGCGCATCATTTGGCTACTCGCATCTATTTACAATTTACAAAAAGAACTTTATCTCATTCACTCTACTTCCTGGGCTATCACTTCAGCAGGTAACACAATACCCATCCTCCAACGATTCTATAAGAAAATATAATACCCTGTCGCTTCGCACAATTTTCCGTGCTTCTATCGGTAGAAATGGCGATAGGTTCTACTGGGGGTTGAATGTTTACGTTGAAACATCCTCCTTTAAGCATGAGGCGTCACAGCTAAAACTCAGCTCGGGTCATGCCGAATTTTTCTTAGGATATCGGCTTAATACTTCCAAATGGAGGTTTATGAAGAGGGTTGATAGGGTAATTCATCCGCGTTTTATGAGGTTTGCTACAGGGAATCCTCCTGATAGAGGATAG